In Calidithermus timidus DSM 17022, the following are encoded in one genomic region:
- the acpP gene encoding acyl carrier protein has product MDILESVKEVIIDKLGVEAEKITPEARFIEDLGADSLDTVELIMGLEDKFGLEISDEEAEKIRTVQDAINFIQSRQ; this is encoded by the coding sequence ATGGATATCCTCGAGTCCGTTAAAGAAGTCATCATCGACAAACTCGGCGTGGAAGCCGAAAAAATCACCCCCGAGGCCCGCTTCATCGAAGACCTGGGCGCCGACAGCCTCGACACCGTCGAGCTCATCATGGGTCTGGAGGACAAGTTCGGGCTCGAGATCTCCGACGAAGAAGCCGAGAAGATCCGCACCGTCCAGGATGCAATTAACTTCATCCAGAGCAGGCAGTAG
- the fabG gene encoding 3-oxoacyl-[acyl-carrier-protein] reductase — MAFDGGSMRKALVTGSSRGIGKAIALELASRGHALAIHYATNKDAAEAVAEEARAKGSPQVVVIGADLSTPPAAAGLVSEANAALGGLEILVNNAGITRDTLLIRMKDEDWEVVLQTNLSAIFHATREAVKIMMRAKWGRIVNISSVVGILGNPGQANYVAAKAGLIGFTKSVAKEYATRGITVNAVAPGFIESDMTAKLPENVVAEYLKQIPAGRLGKPEEVAKAVAFLVSDDAAYINGQTLCVDGGMTPH; from the coding sequence ATGGCGTTCGACGGAGGTTCCATGCGTAAAGCACTCGTAACCGGCTCATCCCGTGGCATCGGTAAGGCAATCGCGCTCGAGCTGGCCTCCAGAGGCCACGCCCTAGCCATCCACTACGCCACCAACAAGGACGCCGCCGAGGCGGTGGCCGAGGAGGCCCGCGCAAAGGGCTCTCCCCAGGTCGTGGTCATCGGAGCCGACCTCAGCACCCCCCCAGCCGCCGCTGGGCTCGTGAGCGAGGCCAACGCCGCACTGGGAGGGCTGGAGATCCTGGTCAACAACGCCGGGATCACCCGCGACACCCTGCTCATCCGCATGAAGGACGAGGACTGGGAGGTGGTACTCCAGACCAACCTCTCGGCCATCTTCCACGCCACGCGCGAGGCAGTGAAGATCATGATGCGTGCGAAGTGGGGCCGCATCGTCAACATCAGCAGCGTGGTGGGCATCCTGGGCAACCCCGGCCAGGCCAACTACGTCGCGGCCAAGGCCGGGCTGATCGGCTTCACCAAGTCGGTGGCCAAGGAGTACGCCACCCGCGGCATCACCGTCAACGCCGTCGCACCAGGCTTTATCGAGTCGGACATGACCGCCAAGCTGCCCGAGAACGTGGTGGCCGAGTACCTCAAGCAGATCCCCGCAGGCCGCCTGGGTAAGCCCGAGGAGGTGGCCAAGGCGGTGGCCTTCCTGGTCTCCGACGACGCGGCCTACATCAACGGGCAGACCCTCTGCGTCGATGGGGGCATGACCCCCCACTGA
- the fabD gene encoding ACP S-malonyltransferase → MIAALFPGQGSQEIGMGKALYEGSKAARDVLERAEATLPGLLKLMWEGPEEELKLTANQQPALLAVGYAAFQAYLEAGGTPPSFAAGHSLGEWTAHVAAGTLSLEDGLRLVRKRGEYMQEAVPVGQGAMAAVLKMPAQTIQELIAGLDGVEVANYNSPEQTVISGTAQGVAQASERLKEHRARVVPLPVSAPFHSSLMRPARERLHHDLSQVELREPRFPVFSNVLARPEKEPEAIRELLLEQITHPVRWVEILQHLQERGVARFLEFGSGRVLTGLVGRTLEGVEARSLTNPEEIAQSLKLEA, encoded by the coding sequence ATGATCGCAGCCCTATTTCCCGGACAGGGATCACAAGAAATTGGTATGGGCAAAGCCCTTTACGAAGGCTCCAAGGCCGCACGCGACGTACTGGAACGCGCCGAGGCCACCTTGCCAGGGCTCTTGAAGCTGATGTGGGAAGGCCCCGAGGAAGAGCTCAAGCTCACCGCCAACCAGCAACCGGCCTTGCTGGCCGTGGGCTACGCGGCCTTTCAGGCTTACCTCGAGGCCGGCGGCACTCCCCCCAGCTTCGCCGCCGGGCACTCCCTGGGCGAGTGGACCGCCCACGTCGCAGCGGGTACGCTGTCGCTGGAGGACGGCCTGCGCCTGGTGCGCAAGCGCGGAGAGTACATGCAAGAAGCCGTTCCGGTGGGCCAAGGAGCCATGGCCGCCGTGCTGAAGATGCCGGCCCAGACCATCCAAGAGCTCATCGCGGGCCTCGACGGGGTGGAGGTGGCCAACTACAACTCCCCCGAGCAGACCGTGATCTCCGGCACCGCCCAGGGCGTGGCCCAGGCCTCCGAGCGGCTCAAGGAGCACCGGGCGCGGGTGGTGCCCCTGCCGGTCTCGGCCCCCTTCCACTCCTCGCTCATGCGCCCCGCCCGCGAGCGCCTGCACCACGACCTCTCCCAGGTCGAGCTGCGCGAGCCACGCTTCCCGGTCTTCTCCAACGTGCTGGCCCGGCCCGAGAAAGAGCCCGAGGCGATCCGGGAACTGCTGCTCGAGCAGATCACCCACCCGGTGCGCTGGGTCGAGATCCTGCAACACCTCCAAGAGCGGGGCGTAGCCCGCTTCCTCGAGTTCGGCTCAGGCAGGGTTCTCACCGGGCTGGTGGGGCGCACGCTAGAGGGCGTGGAAGCCCGGAGCCTGACCAATCCCGAGGAGATTGCCCAGAGCCTGAAGCTCGAGGCCTGA
- a CDS encoding beta-ketoacyl-ACP synthase III, with protein MSVGILALGTYAPPRVMTNHDFEKFLDTTDEWITTRTGIKERRIADEHEFTSDLAFRAVEDLIRRHGESALEGVDLVIVATNTPDALFPATAALVQNRFKLKAGAYDLLAGCPGWGYALAQAHAMVRSGLSRKVLAIGAEALTKIINWQDRSTAVLFGDGAGAAVVGPVPEGYGFKSFVLGADGSGAKELALGCLNPRLPGDLPMPKSIYMNGREVFKFAVRVMNEASLEAIQKAGLTPEQIKFFVPHQANARIIESARERLGLPVEQVWVNVDRYGNTSTASMPIALQEALDAGQIHDGDHILFVTFGAGLTWAASVMTWWQPD; from the coding sequence GCCCTTGGCACCTACGCGCCCCCCAGGGTGATGACCAATCACGACTTCGAGAAGTTCCTGGATACGACGGATGAGTGGATCACCACCCGCACCGGCATCAAGGAGCGACGCATCGCCGACGAGCACGAGTTCACCTCGGATCTGGCCTTTCGCGCGGTGGAGGACCTGATCCGGCGCCACGGAGAGAGCGCCCTCGAGGGCGTGGACCTGGTGATCGTGGCGACCAACACCCCCGACGCGCTCTTCCCGGCCACCGCCGCCCTGGTGCAGAACCGCTTCAAGCTCAAAGCCGGAGCCTACGACCTGCTGGCGGGCTGTCCTGGCTGGGGCTACGCCCTGGCCCAGGCCCACGCCATGGTCCGCAGCGGGCTTTCCAGGAAGGTGCTGGCCATCGGAGCCGAGGCGCTGACGAAGATCATCAACTGGCAGGACCGCTCTACGGCGGTGCTCTTCGGCGACGGGGCCGGGGCCGCGGTGGTGGGGCCAGTGCCCGAGGGCTATGGCTTCAAGTCCTTCGTGCTGGGTGCGGATGGCTCGGGTGCCAAGGAACTGGCCCTGGGCTGCCTCAACCCCCGACTGCCGGGCGACCTCCCCATGCCCAAGAGCATCTACATGAACGGACGCGAGGTCTTCAAGTTCGCGGTGCGGGTGATGAACGAGGCTTCGCTCGAAGCCATCCAGAAAGCTGGCCTCACCCCCGAGCAGATCAAGTTTTTCGTGCCCCACCAGGCCAATGCCCGCATCATCGAGTCGGCCAGGGAACGCCTGGGCCTGCCGGTCGAGCAGGTGTGGGTCAACGTGGACCGCTACGGCAACACCTCCACCGCTTCCATGCCCATCGCGCTGCAGGAGGCGCTGGACGCCGGGCAGATCCACGACGGGGACCACATCCTCTTCGTGACTTTCGGCGCGGGGCTGACTTGGGCCGCCAGCGTGATGACCTGGTGGCAACCGGATTGA